From a single Penaeus vannamei isolate JL-2024 chromosome 25, ASM4276789v1, whole genome shotgun sequence genomic region:
- the Rab19 gene encoding ras-related protein Rab-43, producing the protein MTSNQPFNTSTPADEQFDFLFKIVVIGDCGVGKTCVVQRFKSGMYIERHGNTIGVDFSMKTVNVDAKKVKLQIWDTAGQERFRTITQSYYRSANGVIIVYDITKRSSFLSVQRWMDEVRRYTHPQVAIVLIGNKCDLETLREVEFEEAEALCEVVPEIMTVMEVSAKDNTNVDDTFFHLASELKNRHDSLRDLIRPDLIKLGNTESLRRWPRCSLPCSQ; encoded by the exons ATGACTTCCAACCAGCCCTTCAACACCAGCACACCTGCAGATGAGCAGTTTGATTTTTTATTCAAAATTGTTGTCATTGGGGACTGTGGTGTTGGAAAGACCTGTGTCGTCCAAAGGTTCAAGTCAGGCATGTACATCGAACGCCATGGCAACACAATTGGTGTGGATTTTTCAATGAAGACAGTTAACGTAGACGCAAAAAAAGTTAAG CTCCAGATCTGGGACACAGCAGGGCAAGAACGCTTCAGAACCATAACACAGAGTTATTACCGCTCTGCTAATGGAGTAATTATTG TGTACGACATCACAAAACGTTCGTCATTCCTCAGTGTgcagagatggatggatgaagtgCGCCGATACACCCATCCACAAGTTGCAATTGTTCTTAttg GAAACAAGTGCGACCTGGAAACCCTGCGGGAAGTGGAATTTGAGGAGGCAGAGGCTTTGTGCGAGGTCGTGCCAGAGATCATGACAGTCATGGAGGTTTCAGCCAAGGACAACACCAATGTGGATGATACATTCTTCCACCTTGCAAGTGAGCTGAAG AATCGCCATGACTCTCTCCGCGACCTCATTCGGCCTGATCTCATCAAGCTTGGAAATACAGAGTCCCTTCGCCGGTGGCCTCGCTGCTCTCTGCCATGTTCACAATGA